The following is a genomic window from uncultured Draconibacterium sp..
AGGCAACGACATGCTGAAAGACGTTTACACGGCCACAAAAGCAGGCTTGCGAACCGTGCTGTTTGCCGGCGACGAACGCTCACTGCGACTGCGCGAAGACGACCCGCGCGTAAAAGGAATGTTTCCTGATTTTATTATCAACGATTTAAAACAACTTACGAAAATTATAGGATGAAGCTAAACGATTTAAGAATAGGAATTATCCACTCCTTAATTGGCAAAAACGATGGTGTTTCCATTGTTATCGACCAAACAGTTGAAGCCATGTCGGAGCATATGGGCATTAATATTGGTAACTTTTTCTTTTTGGCCGCCCACTCGTCGCCGCGTTTTAATGCGCAAACAAACGATGTATTCTGGCACAAAAGCGAAGCGCACAAAAACATCTTGAATAACTTTAACAATCCTGATACGGAAGGGTTGGATGAAATGATTCATGAAAATGCGCTCTATGCTAAAAAGGTAATTCAGGAGTGGGTTGACGAAAACGATATCGACCTGATTATTGCACACAACACCTCGCATCCGTATAATTTTATTACTGCCGTAGGTTTGGGATATTATATTGAGGAATTACGCGCTGAGGGAATTATCTGGCCGAAACTAATGGTATGGTGGCACGACTCGTATTTCGAGCGCAATATTTTTTCGAATCCCAACGAGGTTATTCAGAAATATTTGAAATACCTGCCAGGGGTTACTTTTGTAAATTCGATTGCCTTTATTAATAAGCAACAAATCGATTTAGGAAAACGACTTTTTGAAAAACACAACGCCAGCAAACTGGAGAAATTCTTTAAACTGCGCACAACGGTGGTTCCAAATACCTGCGAAATTCCATGGAGTTGGGAAAACATTGATCCAGAAACAGATGAACGAATTAGTCCCGCTCAAGACAATTACAACGATTCGTTTTTTAAAGACATCGGCCTTATTCAGCAAGTTGAAAGCCGTGGTTTTACAATGGACGAAACTGTAATTCTGTTGCAACATACCCGCGTTGTTCCACGAAAGAAAATCGAGTTAGCTATAGATCTGGCTTTTGAACTGGAAAAGAAATTCACCAAAAACCACAAGAAAAAATGTGTTGCCGTAATTGTTAGTGGTCACTCGGGCGACGAGCAAAACCAGTACCTCAACAATCTTTACGTGCATTACACTGAACTTTGCCAAGCACATCCGGACAGTAATGTTGTGCTGATATTTGGCGAACACAACATCCTTTCGCACCGCGATATTATTGTAGACCGGAAGTTCTACAAATTTGCTGAAGTACCTTCTATTGTAGCTGCTCATGGCGGAATTGGAACCTATTTCAGCGATGTGGAAGGTTTTGGCAATAACCTGCTTGAAATGATGTCGTACGGACTGCCTGCAGTTATTAACAAATACAAGGTATACAAAGAAGAAATTGAACAATATGGTTTCGATCTTCCGGCAATTGATGGTGGCGGCGTAACCGAAGAGTTGGTTGATTCGGCGTATCGACTACTTACCGATATTCCTTACCGAAACAAAGTAGTAATACACAACCTGCAGATTTTAAAAGAAAAGCTCGATCATAAAATAATTGCAGACAAACTCGAACCGATTATAAAAAGTATGTACATGCGGGAATTATAAAACAATTATTCATGTTAATTATGCCATAAAAGGTATGTTTTCAAAAGACAGACATGCCGATTAGAACAACAATTTTATTATATTTAGAATGTTGACGGTATAGCGCCGCAATTATCAGTTATTTGACAATTAAAATAATACTAGAAAATGGGAGATTTTTATCAGAATGGATTTGTGGCAACGCTGCATAATTTACGTGCCAGACCTTATGAAGAGCTGGAACAAAAATTGGAACAATTTAGTAAAAAACGCCCCATTGGCTTAATCATTCCTTCCCTGTATTCAGAACTTTCGCGTCAGGCATTAAAAGATATTGTATCGATTTTAAAAGGAATACCATACGTTTCGGAGATCGTAATTGGATTAGATCGTGCCGATGATTATGAGTACAAAAATGCGCTTGAATTCTTTTCTGAATTACCACAGCATCACCGGGTGTTATGGAATGACGGACCACGCATGCAGGATTTTAAAAAGAAACTGGCCTCAAAAAACATTGTTACCACCGTTCCAGGAAAAGGACGAAATGTATGGTTTTGTTTTGGCTACATGATTGCCTCGAACCGATCAGAAGCAATTGCCCTGCACGATGCTGATATTATCACCTATAACCGCGAAATGCTGGCACGACTGGTCTATCCCGTTGCCGATCCATCGTTTAACTTTAAATACTGTAAAGGCTATTATTTCAGAACCGATGATGAAAAATTACATGGCCGGGCCGTTCGGTTACTGGTTACCCCGCTGTTACGAACCTTAAAAAAATTACTTGGCCATCATACTTACCTCGAATATCTCGATAGTTTCAGGTATCCGCTTGCAGGCGAATTTTCAATGCGTGCCGACATTATTAAAACCATTCGTATTCCTTACGATTGGGGGCTTGAAATTGGAATTCTGAACGAAGTAGAACGTAACAACTCTTTTAACCGGATTTGCCAGGTTGAAATTGCCGATCGTTACGACCACAAACATCAATCGCTTTCAGCTGAGGATGCCGAAAAGGGACTTTCAAAAATGAGTCGCGATGTTTCGCGTGCAATTTTTGCCAAACTGGCCTCTGACGGAATAACCCTATCTCCCGAGTTTTTCAGAACGCTGAAAGCGACTTATTACCGTATTGCACTGGAATTTGTTGAACTATACAAAGCCGATGCAGCAATGAACGGACTATCATACGATTTCCACAAGGAAGAGGAAGTGATCGATTTGTTTGTGAAGAATGTATATCAGTCGGGTATCGCCTTTCTTGATAATCCCGATAACGTACCACTTATGCCTAGTTGGAAACGTGTACAAAGTGCATTCCCGGGCATATTGGAGGAGTTTCATGAGATTGTTGAAGCAGATAACAATATCCTCTAAAACCTAAAAATATGATTAATCCCGATAGTTCTTTTATCAAAAAAATTGAAAATCGATTACGGTTCATCTATAAAGAAACGTATAATGAATCGATTCTTTCCGATCTGATACGCGTGATTTCGTCGTACCGGATCAATTCATCAAAAGGCCAGAAATGGAACGAAAAGGATGTGGTTCTGATCACTTATGGCGACAGTATAAAAACAGATGATGAAGCTCCTTTGCAAACATTGCGCGCTTTTTTGAACGAAAAGCTGAACGAACAATTAACTCTTGTACATATTTTGCCATTTTCCCCATACAGCAGCGACGATGGATTTTCAGTAATCGATTTCAGAAAGGTGAATCCAGAACTTGGCAACTGGAACGATATTGAAGACCTGACAAAAGATTATGATCTAATGGCTGATTTGGTGATAAATCATGCATCGAGCAAAAGCCAGTGGTTTAAAAACTTTTTAAAGCAGCATGGAAAAGGTAAAGACTACTTTATTACTGAAGATCCAGAAAAAGATCTTTCGCAGGTTACACGCCCAAGAAATACGCCACTATTAACCCAATATGAAACCGCAAACGGCACCAAACATGTTTGGACCACTTTTAGTGCCGACCAGGTGGATTTGAATTTTTCGAATCCCGAACTGCTGGTTGAAATGATGGACATTTTGCTTGGATATATCGACAAAGGTGCACGGATTATTCGCCTCGATGCAATAGCATTTTTATGGAAAGAAATTGGCACAAGCTGTTTGCATTTACCAGAAACACACGAAGTGGTAAAACTAATGCGCGATATCGCCGAATTTATTAATCCGAATACGATAATATTGACCGAAACCAATGTGCCTAACAAAGAAAACCTGAGCTATTTTGGCGATGGCGACGAAGCGCACATGGTTTACCAATTCAGCCTCCCTCCCCTGTTGCTACATGCCTTGCATACGGGTAATTCAAGTTATTTAACAACATGGGTAAAAAGCTTACCTCAGCTTGACGGAAATAAAACCTTTTTCAATTTTACTGCTTCTCACGACGGTATTGGTGTTCGTCCGCTGGAAGGACTTTTGCCCGACGACGAAAAGAACACTTTGGTGGAAAATATGAAAGGTTTTGGCGGCATGGTAAACTACAAATCTAACCCTGACGGTAGCCAAAGTCCGTACGAATTAAACATCACCTATTTTGATGCGCTTAAAGGCACACACAAGGGCGAAGACCTGCTACAGGCTGAACGATTTCTGGCTTCGCAGATTTGCATGATGAGTTTAGCAGGCGTTCCGGCATTTTACATTCACAGTTTAACTGCCACGCCAAATTATTACGAGGGGGTTGAAAAAACTCAGCACAACCGCACTATAAATCGCCGCAAATGGCAGCTGGATGAGTTGAAGGATCTGCTAAATAGCGATACCCCTCAGAAAAAAGTATTTGAATCATTGCAACAACTTATTCTGCTAAGAAAAAAACAGGCGGCTTTCCATCCAAATGCCGGCCAGGAAATTCTTGATTTTGGAACCGATTTATTTGTTTTGAAACGTGAAGCAAAAGATCAAAAAATATTGGTGATTATCAATCTCAGCAACAAAGAAAAGGAAATTGAGATTCCGAATACATTTACTTTTGATTTGATTTCGGATTCCACTATTTCTTCAAAAAAACTGAGTGCTTATCAGTGTTTGTGGCTAACTCAAAACAGATCGAGAAAATAGCTTAAAAATGCCGATGCAAAAACATCGGCAGCAAAAACGGGATAAAAATTACAACTTTATCCTAAGTATTTAAGCGAAATTGGAAATCTAGTTGAAGAACTGCACCTTGAGGAAGACCTAAAAACAATAATGAGCAAAGTTCCTGTTTTGCAGGAATTGGAGCCTGATTTTTTTATCGATCAGGTTGAAGAACATAAAGGTTATTTTATTGTCTACCAACATGCTGATTTGAAAGAATTTCAACATGTAATTACACAAATTAGATACAATCGTGTTTGCAATCTTTTTGATGCTGAGCTAGGCATACTATTCAGTAGAGGCCCCCCATACATATCGTACACATTTTCTCGGGAGTAATGGATCTGGATGCAAAAATATTTAGGTAAAGAATTTATAAAGCTTTAGAGGCAACACATTAAAAAAAAGCCCGGAAGTTATTCAATACCGGGCTTTTTGCGTTATTGTAAGGACTCTATTTCCTGTAATTTTGCTTTAACCTCTGCGTCATCCGCTCTTAACTCCAAGGCTTTTCTGTAGTAGAAACGGGCCACATTATAATTCCCCGCTTCGAAAGCACTATTGGCCGTAGTTTTAAATTTCTCAAACTGCTGCTGACTACGCCCGGCAACACGCTCTGCTACACGACGTTCAATTTCACGTAACTGTTCTTTCGGATAGTTTTCATTATCCTTTTGCGACAAGGCCCGATTGTACCAACCTCTGGCCACTGCCAGCTCATTATTTCTGAAGCTTTCATCTGCAAGATCGATAAAACGTTGATATTCCCGATCCCGTTCGCTAAGCATCATATCGCCCAGTATTCGATTAATTTCGGCAATACGCTGTGGCGGATAAGATTCTTCCGGTTTCAAATCCTGTGCTTTATAATACCAGGCTCTCGACACGTTGTACTGCTCAATGTCAAATGAACCATCGGCTTTTTTAATGATCTCATCATAAAGCGCATTCAACCCCGACTCTTCCATAATTCGCTGTTCGTCCAACTCCTCTTCCAGTGCAGCAAGCTGTTCTCTTCTTCTCTCCAAGTCTTCAGCATTAGCTTGTTCCTGTGCCAGTTGCTGACGTTCGTTTTCACGAATTGCATCGATTTTCTGTATCTGCTCTTTTGGATATTTTTCATCAGGTTTTACACCTAAAGCAATTTCGTATTGTAAACGAGCATCATCATACGATTGTGTTCTGAAATGCCCATCAGCCACAACAATTACACTTCTGTATTTTTCGTCAATAGCTTGCTGCTCAAGAATTCTATCTATTTCTGCAATTTGCTCTTTCGGATACGTTTCTTCTGGTTTTAATGCCAACGCCTCGGTGTAATTCTCTTTTGAAGCGATGTAACTATTTGCTGAGAAAAAACGGTCGGCCTGCATGATCAGATTTGCGTACTTACGATCCAACTCTTTCTGTGCTGCCTTCGCAGCAGCCAATTCTCGTACTACTCTGTCAATTTCATCGATGCGTTGATGCGAATAGCTTTCATCCGGTTTTATATCCAGAGCTGCGCGGTATTCATTGCGTGATTCTTCGTAGTTCTCTGCAGAAAACAGCTCATCGGCACGGGTAATGGCATCGTTGTAGTTTTTATCCTTCTCTGCCTGAATCGCTGCCAAACGGGCGGCTTCCGCTTCAGCCTCTTCTCTAGCCAAACGCTCTCTTGTGCTTACTATCGAGTCGATTTTTGCCAGCTGTTCATCTGGGTAGGTTTCGCCTGCCTTGGCTTGCTTTGCATTATTGTAAGCGGCAATGGCTGCCTCCCAGCCTTCGCGACGGAATTCACGGTCACCCTCTGCAACAGCTTCTTCGTAAGCTTTTTGTGCAGCTGAAAGTTGTGACAAGACAGTTCCTATTTCATCAATACGTTGCTGCGGATATGATTCTTCCGGTTTAATATTTAATGCTGCGCGGTATTCGTTGCGTGATTCTTCGTAATTTTTAGCAGAAAACAGCTCATCGGCACGGACAATGGCATCATTATAGTTTTTATCCTTCTCGGCCTGAATCGCTGCCAAACGGGCGGCTTCCGCCTCTGCCTCTTCTCTTGCCAAGCGCTCTCTTGTACTTACTATTGAATCAATTTTTGCCAGCTGTTCATCTGGGTACGTTTCATCTGCTTTTGCTTGCTTTGCTGTATTGTAAGCGGCAATGGCTGCGTTCCAGCCTTCACGACGGAATTCACGGTCACCCTCTGCAACAGCTTCTTCGTAAGCTTTTTGCGCAGCGGAAAGTTGTGACAGGACAGTTCCTATTTCATCAATACGTTGCTTTGGATAGCTTTCATCCGGTTTTATATCCAGAGCTGCGCGGTATTCGTTGCGTGATTCTTCGTAATTCTTAGCAGAAAACAGCTCATCAGCACGACCAATGGCATCGTTGTAATTTTTATCCTTCTCGGCCTGGATCGCGGCCAAACGGGCGGCTTCCGCCTCAGCCTCTTCTCTTGCCAAGCGCTCTCTTGTGCTTACAATCGAATCGATTTTTGCCAGCTGTTCATCTGGGTACGTTTCATCTGCTTTCGCCTGTTTAGCCGTATTGTAAGCTACAATTGCTGCGTCCCAGCCTTCGCGACGAAATTCACGGTCCCCCTCTGCAACAGCTTCTTCGTAAGCTTTTTGTGCAGCGGAAAGTTGTGACAGGACAGTTCCTATTTCATCAATACGTTGCTGCGGATACGATTCTTCCGGTTTTATATCCAGAGCTGCGCGATATTCATTGCGTGATTCTTCGTAATTCTTAGCAGAAAACAGCTCATCAGCGCGGGCAATGGCATCGTTGTAATTTTTATCCTTCTCGGCCTGAATAGCTGCCAAACGGGCGACTTCCGCCTCGGCTGCTGCTTGAGCAAGACGTTCCTGCTCGGCAATTAAACCATCAATTTTATCCATCATTTCAGGAGGATAAGTCTCTTCTGGTTTAAGCTGAGCAGCTTCAGCAAATGTTGATTTCGCACCGCCATAATCTTCCCGTGCAAACAATCGATCTCCCTCTGCAATCAAATCTTTGTATTGCCTGTTCAAACGAGCTATTTCGGCTAAAGTCGAAGCAATTTCATCCAATTTATCCTTTGGATACTGCTCCTTTGGTTTTATTTGCAAAGCTTCGGTATACTTTCCTCTGGCATCTTCGTAATTTTTCAGTGCCAGCATATTATCAGCCTGCTCAATTAACTGTGCATACTGCTCATCAACTCCCTGCTGAGCTATAATTTGGGCAATTTCAGCAATTCGCTCCTGTACATGTTTATCACCCGCTTTTAATTCATTGGCCTTTTCATAAAGCGATTTAGCGGTAGCATAACTTTCTGCATCAAACTGTTTATCGGCCTGACTAACAAACTCGTTAAAGTTATTTAGCGTATAAAGAATCTGACTGATCTCCTCAACCCGCTTTTTTGTTCTTGGCTCATCAGGAACCAATTCCAGTGCCTGCTCATAATTCGACAAAGCTTCGGGATAATCTTCCTTTTTGTAGGCTTTATCGGCAGCTGAAATAAATTTATCAAACTCCATCCGGTTAAGGATGTCCTTCATTTGCTTTTTCGTTTCCTCAATGCGGCGTGTAGCCTTTATGTCGCCGGGTTTATACGACAATGCATTTTCGAACGACGTAAGTGCCCTATCGAAAAATTGTTTGGAATACATGCGCTCCCCTTCCGACATCGCATCGTTATAGTTTTTCTGATCTTCCTGATTTTTGCGCTGTTCGGCAAGCAAACCATTAATTTCGGTAATTTTAGTCTTCGGGTATTGCTCGCTGGGTCTGATCTCCAGCGCCTGATTAAACAGGCCCAATGCCTCATTGAATAACAATTCGTCGATTGCCTGATCCCCCTGCTCAATCAGGTTCTGATAATTTCCGGCAAGTCGTTGTTGTTCCTGCAATTCAGCAAGTTTTTTCAACTGATCGTTAACATACTGATCAAACGGTTTTATGGATAGTGCCCGGTTATAAGATTTTTTGGCTTCGGGCAACTGACGATTAGCAAGGTGCAAATCACCTTCTTTAACCAATTTATTGAAGCGGGCAAGCATTGCTGCATCCAACTCCTCGGCAGCCATTATTAATCCAAGCAGATCATTAATCTCAGCAATCCGGTCTTTCGGAAACTGTTCACTCGGAAATATTTTGCTGGCAGCTTTATAACCGTCCAAAGCTTCCAGAAACTCTTCGTTGCTGTATTCTTTTCCGGCCTGTTCCAGTAATTCGTTGTATTCTTTCCGAAGTTCTGCCAGTTCGGCACGGGTTAATCGCGCCATAAAATCAGCATTCTCATCTATCTGTTGCGCCTGTGCTATGGCCTGATTAATCAGTCGCTCAATTTGCGCATCGTTGTAGTATAGCTCCTTTACAAAATTATCAACGCTTGGGCTGTAAAATATTTTTAGAATAGTATTCTCTGCAAACGAATTATCGATTCCGGGAATTTCAGTAAACAAATTAATATTTACCGGAAACGGGGGGAATTTAGGATCGGCACTCAATACATCTCGCGGAACAGCGGTTTCAACCACAATTTTTTGGCTAAAATTTCCTTCGTGTTCAAAAATCAGTTCCCATTTGTGGTTCCAGTTCAATTCCACATTGTATTTTCCATCGGCACCAATTCCATAATTATCCAATCGTCGCCCATCGCGGTACATTTGGATTATAGCTCCTTCCGACGATCCTTCCTGAACGGTAACCGCACCTTCAACAGCCAATCCATTGGCACGCTGAGCCAATGACCGGCCAACACAAAAAACAAAAATTAAAATGGTAATTATCGTTGTAAAACCCTGCTTCATATCAATTTGTTAATTAACAAAGAACGAAAATAAAAACAAATAATTATACGCTAAATAAAATGTAGTTTGTTTTTCTTCCGGGGGTAGTTTTTTACAAAATGTACTAATTGAGACCAATTTAATTACATTTTTCGACTATTATATGTTATTTTGGCGCTTCATTCATTTATCCGCCGCTTTAATATGACAACAAAACGCGAAGCATCACTTTTTCTGGCATTGTTGCCCATTCTTATTTTAATAGGTTTGCTAACCCTTAACGTATTACTTTTTGACGATACATTATCTGGCGCCAATCAGGTTGCGTTGATGCTGGCAGCTGCTATTGCCGGCCTTGTTGCCCATCGTTTAGGTTTTAGCTGGGACAGAATCAGCACTAAAATCGTTTCTACGATAGGTTCGGCAATGCCTTCCATTTTAATTCTATTGTTGATAGGTTCGCTGGCAGGAACCTGGCTAATCAGCGGTGTTGTTCCGGCAATGATATATTATGGATTAGATATTATCAGCCCCAAAATGTTTTTGTTTACGGCAGTTGTGGTGAGTGCTATAGTTAGTGTGGCCACCGGAAGTTCGTGGTCGACAATTGCCACCATAGGAATTGCGCTACTTGGCATTGGGAAAGCCATTGGAATTGACGAAGCTATTGTTGCCGGGGCTATTATAAGTGGTGCTTATTTTGGCGATAAAATGAGTCCTTTGAGCGATACAACAAATCTTGCTCCAGCAATGGCCGGTACTGATTTGTTTACCCACATAAAATACATGACATTAACCACGATACCAACGATGACCATCACCCTGGTCATTTTCCTAATCATGGGGTTAAACTACGATTTTTCAAATGCCACTATAAATGTAGAGGATGTCAAACAAGCCATTGACGCTACTTTCAATACCAGCCCGTTATTATTCCTGGTACCAATAATTCTTATTACCGTAATTATTCTAAAAGTACCACCACTTCCATCCTTGTTAATCGGAACTTTATTGGGCGGTTTGTTTGCCATAATTTTTCAACCCGACATTATAAATGCTGTTGCAGGTAAGGTAAACAACTACGGAACCGCATCGTACTATTCGGTTATGCAAGCGATGTTTGGCGATGTTAGTTTAACTACATCAGATGCCAATGTAAACGAATTGCTGAGTACTTCGGGAATGCGTGGAATGCTCGACACTGTTTGGCTGATACTTTCGGCAATGGTTTTTGGCGGTGTAATGGAATCGGCAGGTTTATTAAAACGAATTACACAACCAATTATAAAATATGCCAAAAGCACTGGTAGTTTGGTAGCATCAACCGTTGGAACCTGTATTTTTTTCAATACCACAGCTTCCGATCAGTATATTGCCTTGGTAGTACCCGGGCGGATGTACCGAAAAGCTTATGAAGACAAAGGTTTAAAGCCGGAACTATTGAGTCGCACACTGGAAGACAGCGGAACAATTACCTCAGTGCTCATTCCGTGGAACACCTGTGGTGCAACCCAATCAAGAGTACTCGGTGTTGATACATGGTCGTATGCTCCTTATGCCTTTTTTAATATTATCAGTCCGCTAATGACTATTCTATTTGCTTACCTGAATATCAAAATCAGGCGATTTGCAAAAGACGAAAAACCGTTGGAAGTAAAAGAAGACTGATATGGTAAAAAAAGAATTACGTTAGTCTGTTGTTAATTTAGGCTAATAGACTTAAGATAATTTAAATATCCTTCCCAAAACTGACTTTCCTTGAATGTTGCATTTGTATAATTGCCAATCTCAATAATAATGAATCCACCTCCTGATTAATTCTTCTTTCAGGTGCTATTTCCATAGAAACAATTACTTTTGCGCCCTAAAGCCGCAATTCTTCAATTTTTAAACAGGAAACGATTGATACCAAAAATCGTTATATGGAGCATATTGATTATAATTCAGACTGGCGCAAAGTAGCGTCAACTATTTACAAAAAGCCTACCGATTCCAAAATTTATGGCATGGTAGAGTTAGATGTTACCGATATTGAAAAATACATTGCCAAAAAGAGAAAGGAAGGCTTAAAAACCACACTTACTTATATTATAACACTCATTATTGGAAGGGCAATAAGAAACGAAGTGCCAGAACTGAACACGTTTGTGAAGGGCTCGAAAATTGCCCAGCGTAAAAATGTTGACGGTGTAGTTAGTGTTTTGCTCGCCGGAGGAGAAATGGGCTCAGTAAAAGTTGAAAATGCCGATCAGCGCACTATTCAGGAA
Proteins encoded in this region:
- a CDS encoding sugar phosphorylase; this encodes MINPDSSFIKKIENRLRFIYKETYNESILSDLIRVISSYRINSSKGQKWNEKDVVLITYGDSIKTDDEAPLQTLRAFLNEKLNEQLTLVHILPFSPYSSDDGFSVIDFRKVNPELGNWNDIEDLTKDYDLMADLVINHASSKSQWFKNFLKQHGKGKDYFITEDPEKDLSQVTRPRNTPLLTQYETANGTKHVWTTFSADQVDLNFSNPELLVEMMDILLGYIDKGARIIRLDAIAFLWKEIGTSCLHLPETHEVVKLMRDIAEFINPNTIILTETNVPNKENLSYFGDGDEAHMVYQFSLPPLLLHALHTGNSSYLTTWVKSLPQLDGNKTFFNFTASHDGIGVRPLEGLLPDDEKNTLVENMKGFGGMVNYKSNPDGSQSPYELNITYFDALKGTHKGEDLLQAERFLASQICMMSLAGVPAFYIHSLTATPNYYEGVEKTQHNRTINRRKWQLDELKDLLNSDTPQKKVFESLQQLILLRKKQAAFHPNAGQEILDFGTDLFVLKREAKDQKILVIINLSNKEKEIEIPNTFTFDLISDSTISSKKLSAYQCLWLTQNRSRK
- the nhaC gene encoding Na+/H+ antiporter NhaC, which produces MTTKREASLFLALLPILILIGLLTLNVLLFDDTLSGANQVALMLAAAIAGLVAHRLGFSWDRISTKIVSTIGSAMPSILILLLIGSLAGTWLISGVVPAMIYYGLDIISPKMFLFTAVVVSAIVSVATGSSWSTIATIGIALLGIGKAIGIDEAIVAGAIISGAYFGDKMSPLSDTTNLAPAMAGTDLFTHIKYMTLTTIPTMTITLVIFLIMGLNYDFSNATINVEDVKQAIDATFNTSPLLFLVPIILITVIILKVPPLPSLLIGTLLGGLFAIIFQPDIINAVAGKVNNYGTASYYSVMQAMFGDVSLTTSDANVNELLSTSGMRGMLDTVWLILSAMVFGGVMESAGLLKRITQPIIKYAKSTGSLVASTVGTCIFFNTTASDQYIALVVPGRMYRKAYEDKGLKPELLSRTLEDSGTITSVLIPWNTCGATQSRVLGVDTWSYAPYAFFNIISPLMTILFAYLNIKIRRFAKDEKPLEVKED